Genomic DNA from Candidatus Koribacter versatilis Ellin345:
TTTCTCGCGAGCACTCAAGCCGCGCTGTTTGGACCATCGAAATATGGCCTGCTGCCGGAGTTGCTGCCAGAAGAGAAGCTGTCGTGGGGCAATGGCGTGCTGGAACTGGGAACGTTTCTGGCGGTGATCGCCGGGGGCGTGATCGGAGCCACGTTCGCGGAAGTCTTTAAAGGGCGCCAGGCATATTCCGGTGCGATCCTGCTCGGGCTCTCGTTGCTTGGCTTGTTCTTCAGTCTCGGGATCGCGAAGGTAGCGCCGGCAAATCCGACGAAGAAGTTCAAGGCAAATCCCCTCGCGGACCTTTGGTCGCAGGGCAAACTCATTCGCGGTGACCGGGTCTTGTGGCTTGCGATCTTCGGCAATACATATTTCTGGTTTCTCGGCGCGCTGCTCACGGCAAACATTGTGTTCTATGGCGAAGACGTACTGCACGCCAATTCCACGCGCACTGGAATTCTCCAAGCCGCGGTGGCCATTGGCATCGGCGTCGGCAGCTTGACCGCGGGATACCTGTCCAGCGGAAAGATCGAGTACGGCCTGATCCCGATGGGCTCGGTCGGCATGACTGTGTTTGGTGTGCTGCTTTCGCGTCCGGGGCTCAGTTTCAACCACGTGCTCGGGCTGCTCGTGGCGCTGGGATTTTTCGCCGGCTTCTTCGCGGTGCCGGTCAACGCTTTGATCCAGCACCGTCCAGATGACAAGGACAAGGGCGGTGTGATTGCCGCCGCAAACCTCTTGTCGTTTGTCGGAATCGGCGCGGCGACCGGCGTTTATTACGTCTTTCAGCACTACGTGCACTTCAGCCCACCGCAGATCTTCTTCTCAGTTTCGCTGGTGACGGTGGCGGCGACAGTGTATGTGCTCTTCTTGCTACCTGACGCACTGCTCCGCCTGATTCTCTGGATGCTCACGCACACGCTCTATCGCATCCATCTCGAAGGTCGCGAAAACGTGCCAAGCAAAGGCGGCGCGGTGCTGGCCCCTAACCACGTCTCGATGGTGGACGCGATTCTGCTATGGGCGGCGATTGACCGGCCGATCCGATTCCTGATGTTCAAGGACAACTACGAACATCCGCTGATTAAGCCGTTCGCGAAGATCATGGGAATCATTCCCATCTCGTCATCGCAGCGGCCACGCGAGATGATTCACTCCCTGCGCACCGCGACCCAAGCACTCAAAGATGGCGAAATTATAGGCATCTTCCCCGAAGGCCAAATGACGCGCATTGGACAGATGCTGCCGTTCAAGCGCGGCATTGAGCGCATTGTGAAAGGCGTAGAGGTACCGATCATTCCGGTAAACCTCGGCGGAGTTTGGGGCTCGATCTTCAGCTTCGACAAAGGCCGATTCCTCTGGAAATTCCCGCGCAAAATTCCCTATCCCGTAACCGTGACCTTCGGCAAGCCGATGCCCTCGACTTCGACTGCGCGCGAGGTGCGACAGGCAGTGCAGGAACTCGGCGCCGACGCCTACGGGTTCCGCAAGCGCTACATGCACACGCTGCACCGATCTTTTATCAAGACAGCACGGATGCATCCGATGCGCTTTGCGATGGCGGACGGCCGCACGCCGAAATTGCGATTTGGCGGCGCGCTAACAAAGGCCATCTTCCTCGCGCGACGCTTGCGCGGAACCTGGAAAGACCAGGAAATGGTAGGCATTCTGTTGCCGCCTTCGGTGCCGGGTGCGCTAGTGAATCTTGCTGCGTTAATGATGGGCAAGGTTCCGGTAAACCTGAACTACACGGCATCGAGCGCGGTGCTGCAGTCGTGCGCCGAGCAATGCAAGTTAAAGACGGTCGTCACGTCGAAGGCGTTCCTGGAACGCGTACACGTCGAGCCACCGGGAAAGGTGATCCTGCTGGAAGAATTGGCGGAAGCGCCACGAGCATCGGAAAAACTGACGGCGTTGCTTATCACGTGGCTGCTCCCGAAGCGGCTCATCGAAAAGGCCTGCGGCTGCGGACGCACGCCGACTCTGGACGACACCGCTACCGTGATCTTCTCCAGCGGCAGTACCGGCGATCCCAAGGGCGTGGTGCTTTCGCACTACAACATCGCGTCGAACGTTGAGCAGATGAACCAGGTGTTCATGCTCAGCAGCCACGACAAGATCCTTGGGATACTGCCGTTCTTCCACTCGTTCGGATTCACCGGGACCCTGGCTCTGCCTGCGAAGGTCGGGATGGGCGTGGTATTCCATCCGAATCCGCTGGAAGCCCGCGCGATTGGTGCACTGGTGAGCCAGTATTCAGTGACGTTCCTACTGGCAACGCCGACGTTTCTCAATGCATATATGCGGCGAATCGCCCCGGAAGATTTTGGAAGTTTGCATTACGTAATGACCGGAGCCGAGAAACTGCCGGAACGCGTCTCGGTCGCTTTTGAAGACACATTCGGTATCAAGCCGCTCGAAGGCTACGGATGCACGGAGTGCTCTCCCACTGTCACGGTGAATACGCGCGACTTTCGCGCCGCGCAATTCCGGCAAGTCGGGTTCAAACGCGCGAGCATTGGACATCCGCTCCCGGGGATAAGCTTGCGTGTCGTGAACCCCGAGACGATGCTGCCTGCAGCACCTGGTGAACCGGGACTATTGTTGGTTCGCGGACCCAACGTGATGCAGGGATATCTCGGGCGTCCGCAGAAGACGGCGGAGGTTCTGCACGATGGCTGGTACAACACCGGCGACATTGCGGCAATCGACGACGACGGCTTCGTGAAGATCACAGACCGACTCAGTCGCTTCAGCAAAATCGGCGGCGAGATGGTGCCGCACATCAGGGTCGAAGACAAGCTGCAAGAGATTATCGGAGCGACCGAGCAGGTCTTCGCGGTGACTGCCGTGCCCGACGAAAAGAAGGGCGAACGCCTTGTTGTTCTGCACACGCTGAAGGACGAGCAGGTGCAGGAGTGCGTCTCGCAAATTGCGAAGTCGGACCTGCCGCCACTCTGGAAAGTTCGTGCAGATCAATTCGTACATGTGGATGCACTACCGTATCTCGGCACCGGTAAGCTCGATTTGCGGCGACTGAGAGAAATTGCACTGGGGACGACGGTATGAGTTCCGCGGCGAAGTTGCAACCAGTCGCGCAGAAGCGCCGATTCCCGATTGTGGCGCGGGCAGCGATCACGGCTGCCGCTCTGGGGGTGTGGTTCTGGACCCAATCACTGATCGGCGCCCGCAAGTTACACGGCGAAGCGATTGGCGACGGCATCCACACGCTAACTCACAGGATTAACGCCTATCTGCAAGGTCATTCTGCGACGACGAATGCGTTGTTGATCGTAAGTTCCGCCATCATCGATTCGCTTGGCATTTATCTGCTCGCAAAGTGGATCTTTGGAAAATCCGCCCGGCCATTCGTCGGTTTGCTGATTGTTCTCGGGCTTCGACAACTGATGCAGGGGCTGGTCGCTCTGCCCACCCCACCCGACGATCTCTGGCACTATCCCGGCTTCCCCTCTCTGCTCGTCACCTACGGAGTTTCAAACGACTTCTTCTACTCGGGGCACACGTCGATTGCGGTGTTTGGCGCGACGGAGTTGTGGCGCGAAGGCAGAGCTTGGCTGCGCATCGTCGCGGTTTTTGTCGTGGTATTCGAAATCGCCACGGTGCTGATCTTGCGCGCGCACTACACAATGGATGTATACACGGGACTCGTGACCGCACTGCTCGCGGCGGTACTCGCTGACAGGTGGACACGTCCTTCTGCCGCGTGACTTGTCACTGTTTTGTTAAAGGGCGATTGACTCTCTCCGCAACGTAGTCAATGCTGGTATGAACCTGGGAACAGTCCATGGACCGCATACTAGTTATTGAAGACGATGCCACGGTGCAGAAAGCACTGCGGCGAACATTCGAATCGGCGGGGTTCGAAGTGGTAGTCGCGCCCGACGGCGCGACAGCCGTGCAAACCTTCCAGGCGACCTCGCCGCGCGCTGTCCTGCTCGACCTGCGGCTTCCGGGAAAATCTGGGCAGGACATCTGCCGCGAGATCCGCGGTTTCTCGCCGAATGTGCCGATCCTGGTGCTAA
This window encodes:
- a CDS encoding acyl-[ACP]--phospholipid O-acyltransferase, whose translation is MSEGTVATPSAPEQVPPPVNEAPRPVAKNWRGGFWALILTQFQGAFNENGLKNLVVFLVLASVADKAQRDKLVLVVGTLFSLPFILFSMTGGFFADRFSKRTVTIGTKLLEMGVMGLAIAGLGMQNLHVQMAAVFLASTQAALFGPSKYGLLPELLPEEKLSWGNGVLELGTFLAVIAGGVIGATFAEVFKGRQAYSGAILLGLSLLGLFFSLGIAKVAPANPTKKFKANPLADLWSQGKLIRGDRVLWLAIFGNTYFWFLGALLTANIVFYGEDVLHANSTRTGILQAAVAIGIGVGSLTAGYLSSGKIEYGLIPMGSVGMTVFGVLLSRPGLSFNHVLGLLVALGFFAGFFAVPVNALIQHRPDDKDKGGVIAAANLLSFVGIGAATGVYYVFQHYVHFSPPQIFFSVSLVTVAATVYVLFLLPDALLRLILWMLTHTLYRIHLEGRENVPSKGGAVLAPNHVSMVDAILLWAAIDRPIRFLMFKDNYEHPLIKPFAKIMGIIPISSSQRPREMIHSLRTATQALKDGEIIGIFPEGQMTRIGQMLPFKRGIERIVKGVEVPIIPVNLGGVWGSIFSFDKGRFLWKFPRKIPYPVTVTFGKPMPSTSTAREVRQAVQELGADAYGFRKRYMHTLHRSFIKTARMHPMRFAMADGRTPKLRFGGALTKAIFLARRLRGTWKDQEMVGILLPPSVPGALVNLAALMMGKVPVNLNYTASSAVLQSCAEQCKLKTVVTSKAFLERVHVEPPGKVILLEELAEAPRASEKLTALLITWLLPKRLIEKACGCGRTPTLDDTATVIFSSGSTGDPKGVVLSHYNIASNVEQMNQVFMLSSHDKILGILPFFHSFGFTGTLALPAKVGMGVVFHPNPLEARAIGALVSQYSVTFLLATPTFLNAYMRRIAPEDFGSLHYVMTGAEKLPERVSVAFEDTFGIKPLEGYGCTECSPTVTVNTRDFRAAQFRQVGFKRASIGHPLPGISLRVVNPETMLPAAPGEPGLLLVRGPNVMQGYLGRPQKTAEVLHDGWYNTGDIAAIDDDGFVKITDRLSRFSKIGGEMVPHIRVEDKLQEIIGATEQVFAVTAVPDEKKGERLVVLHTLKDEQVQECVSQIAKSDLPPLWKVRADQFVHVDALPYLGTGKLDLRRLREIALGTTV
- a CDS encoding phosphatase PAP2-related protein, with protein sequence MSSAAKLQPVAQKRRFPIVARAAITAAALGVWFWTQSLIGARKLHGEAIGDGIHTLTHRINAYLQGHSATTNALLIVSSAIIDSLGIYLLAKWIFGKSARPFVGLLIVLGLRQLMQGLVALPTPPDDLWHYPGFPSLLVTYGVSNDFFYSGHTSIAVFGATELWREGRAWLRIVAVFVVVFEIATVLILRAHYTMDVYTGLVTALLAAVLADRWTRPSAA